A genomic segment from Malaclemys terrapin pileata isolate rMalTer1 chromosome 1, rMalTer1.hap1, whole genome shotgun sequence encodes:
- the AKAP3 gene encoding A-kinase anchor protein 3, with protein MTDNIDWLQSQSGLCKVDRYTPGGEEEQNWTTDSAKFFKQAASDPLKVLSWLRKDLERCALGIQDVLKSTGKQKTCENSREPSIGGQSIQMRNAPSPGGFSVYDEQFSMDVRSNSGSPDFHMEMKATSSQKDPKDIESQLTSADTKQGVDEVSFYVNRLSNLVIAMARKEINDKTDGTDKCIHKSLFASLGEPGHKSIGVSTDEGKNNPSANTTHINMKETKYEDNPSSKKKTFFYKEVDEQSSTRNEQNHERRSAHSENRTCHHKKRFGPDEFTNTLSKGILVYANNVVSDMMVSVMKTMKVEVNDSSIACVVLKKVILKHSKEVVSDLIDSCMKNLHNVTGTLMTDSDFVSAVKRSLFSQGSHKAAEIVQAMLNRLHTTLIVQKPAGDKSQSQSLAYASVKTGSRAADAKAQNLRFSATKTETVTKEKEKEMTCAETVGNHIIKHGLTLWHQNQQKCNRCSKSQPSAREAEPKPPENPHWSSEIQNMAKMSGDAWAKDLIVTALLLIQYHLIQQENAGKGTAEGGKTNKAGTTAFGFLSHEAHEKGGCSSFRPSSAKDQDPSKQSDESGSQKSELQKQNPENDMSSVILMLIRKLINETGCKIEGQQGNSLMDETNRNLGKTSEGHALSEVEQSCEEAISGLTKMITDQFDISGKEEGSGQFIDSLVDTVTKLCLMIAKYSNPESALAEIGDREDGTGSMDSKCTETAEAGLGSGEDSASGRKVVVVNQNPSESLHNKQLQALLQWVAASQTNVPVLYFLDEDDEFLNKLQQLSSRAVEKGYSVGEVIQAVLKYEKEKQLGKALGNVRLPVLDWLLNNL; from the exons ATGACTGACAACATTGACTGGTTACAGAGCCAAAGTGGACTCTGTAAAGTGGATCGCTATACTCCAGGAGGCGAAGAAGAACAGAACTGGACA ACCGATTCAGCAAAATTTTTCAAACAAGCTGCATCCGATCCCCTCAAAGTCTTGAGCTGGCTCCGAAAAGATCTCGAAAGATGTGCACTTGGAATCCAGGATGTGCTGAAGTCTACCGGTAAACAAAAGACTTGTGAGAACTCAAGGGAACCATCAATAGGTGGGCAGAGCATCCAAATGCGCAATGCACCCTCACCAGGTGGTTTCAGTGTCTATGATGAGCAGTTTAGCATGGACGTTAGATCCAACAGTGGGTCACCCGATTTTCATATGGAGATGAAAGCCACCTCAAGTCAAAAGGACCCAAAGGACATAGAAAGTCAGCTAACTTCTGCAGATACCAAGCAAGGTGTGGATGAAGTCTCTTTTTATGTTAACAGACTCTCTAACCTTGTCATTGCAATGGCACGTAAAGAGATTAATGACAAGACAGATGGCACTGATAAGTGTATACACAAGTCACTTTTTGCCTCTCTTGGGGAACCAGGTCACAAGTCTATTGGAGTGAGCACAGATGAAGGCAAAAATAATCCATCAGCAAATACAACTCATATTAATATGAAGGAAACCAAATATGAAGATAATCCATCTTccaagaagaaaacatttttttataaagAAGTAGACGAACAATCTTCAACTAGAAATGAGCAGAATCATGAAAGAAGGTCAGCACACAGTGAGAACAGAACATGCCATCATAAAAAACGCTTTGGCCCAGATGAATTTACGAATACTTTAAGCAAAGGGATTCTGGTTTATGCCAATAACGTGGTTTCAGATATGATGGTCTCAGTTATGAAGACCATGAAAGTTGAAGTGAATGACTCAAGCATAGCTTGTGTGGTGCTGAAAAAGGTGATACTAAAGCACTCCAAGGAGGTAGTTTCAGACTTAATAGATTCCTGTATGAAAAATTTACACAATGTCACAGGGACACTCATGACTGACTCAGATTTTGTTTCTGCAGTGAAGCGGAGCCTATTCAGTCAAGGAAGTCATAAGGCTGCAGAAATAGTACAAGCAATGCTAAATCGTTTACATACTACCTTAATAGTGCAAAAACCAGCAGGAGATAAGTCCCAGTCTCAAAGCCTTGCGTATGCATCTGTGAAGACGGGTTCACGAGCAGCAGATGCAAAGGCTCAGAACTTGAGGTTTTCAGCAACAAAAACTGAAACAGTTaccaaagagaaagaaaaagaaatgacctGTGCAGAAACAGTAGGTAACCACATAATTAAGCATGGGCTTACTCTATGGCATCAAAACCAACAAAAATGCAACAGATGCTCGAAGTCTCAACCTTCAGCAAGGGAAGCTGAACCTAAACCCCCAGAAAATCCACACTGGAGTTCAGAAATTCAGAACATGGCCAAAATGTCTGGAGATGCATGGGCAAAAGATCTGATTGTGACTGCACTATTGTTGATACAGTATCATCTAATCCAACAGGAGAACGCAGGCAAGGGCACAGCTGAAGGGGGCAAAACTAACAAAGCAGGTACCACTGCATTTGGATTCCTCTCGCATGAAGCCCATGAAAAAGGTGGTTGCAGTAGTTTCAGGCCATCTTCAGCAAAAGATCAGGATCCATCAAAACAAAGTGATGAATCAGGTTCCCAGAAGTCAGAACTTCAAAAGCAGAACCCTGAAAATGACATGTCCAGTGTCATATTAATGCTCATCCGAAAATTAATAAATGAGACTGGTTGCAAAATAGAAGGCCAGCAAGGAAATTCCTTGATGGATGAAACAAACAGGAATCTTGGCAAAACCTCTGAGGGACATGCCCTTTCAGAAGTTGAACAGTCCTGTGAAGAGGCTATATCTGGACTGACAAAAATGATTACTGATCAGTTTGACATAAGTGGAAAAGAGGAGGGCAGTGGGCAATTTATTGACAGTTTGGTGGATACAGTGACAAAGTTGTGTCTTATGATAGCCAAATACAGCAACCCAGAGTCTGCTCTAGCAGAGATAGGGGACAGGGAAGATGGCACAGGATCTATGGATTCCAAGTGTACAGAAACTGCTGAGGCTGGGCTTGGATCAGGTGAAGACAGTGCATCCGGTCGCAAAGTGGTAGTGGTGAATCAGAATCCTTCCGAGAGCTTACATAACAAACAGCTCCAAGCACTCCTCCAGTGGGTAGCAGCCTCTCAGACAAATGTGCCTGTATTGTATTTCTTGGATGAGGATGATGAGTTTCTGAATAAG CTTCAACAGCTGTCATCAAGAGCAGTGGAGAAGGGGTACAGCGTGGGGGAAGTCATACAGGCAGTGCTGAAgtatgagaaagaaaaacaactggGCAAGGCCCTGGGAAATGTTCGGTTGCCAGTGCTGGACTGGCTGCTTAATAACCTGTGA
- the NDUFA9 gene encoding NADH dehydrogenase [ubiquinone] 1 alpha subcomplex subunit 9, mitochondrial isoform X2, translating into MAEVGCFRAARSLLLLPRAGSGIPASVSPVLQQHRHVHYAVIPHGRSGRSSVSGIVATVFGATGFLGRYVVNRLGRIGSQIIIPHRCDQYELMYLRPMGDLGQILFLEWDSRDKDSTRRAVEHSNVVINLVGQEWETKNFSFEDEFVNIPREIAQVTREAGVEKLIHISHLNADMKSPSKYLRNKAVGERVVREEFPDAIIMKPAEIFGREDRFFNYYAHMRSFGGVPLIALGKKTEKQPIYVVDVAKAIISAIKDPDAKGKTYALTGPHRYLLYDLVDYMYATAHRYYLPYPLPRPLYHFIQQT; encoded by the exons ATGGCGGAGGTTGGCTGCTTTCGGGCTGCCCGcagtctcctgctgctgccaagggCAG gctctggcatTCCTGCCTCAGTATCTCCTGTGCTGCAGCAGCATCGCCATGTACATTATGCTGTGATCCCCCATGGAAGAAGCGGGCGTTCCTCCGTTAGTGGCATTGTGGCAACTGTCTTTGGGGCCACAGGATTTCTGGGACGATATGTTGTCAACCGTCTGG GGCGTATTGGATCCCAGATAATCATACCCCATCGCTGCGATCAGTATGAGCTCATGTATCTTCGACCcatgggtgacctggggcaaattcTGTTCTTG GAATGGGATTCTAGAGACAAAGACTCTACCCGAAGAGCCGTGGAACACAGCAATGTGGTCATTAATCTTGTTGGACAAGAATGGGAAACAAA aAACTTCAGTTTTGAAGATGAATTTGTAAATATTCCTAGAGAGATTGCCCAGGTAACCAGGGAAGCTGGAGTAGAAAAGCTCATTCACATCTCTCACCTGAATGCTGACATGAAAAGTCCTTCCAAATACCTTAGGAATAAA GCTGTTGGAGAGAGGGTAGTGAGGGAGGAATTTCCAGACGCTATCATTATGAAGCCCGCTGAGATATTTGGAAGAGAGGACCGATTTTTCAATTATTATGCAC ATATGCGTTCCTTTGGTGGTGTGCCACTTATTGCTCTGGGCAAGAAAACAGAGAAGCAACCTATATAT GTTGTTGATGTAGCCAAGGCAATTATTAGTGCAATTAAGGATCCTGACGCTAAAGGAAAAACATATGCCTTGACTGG ACCTCATCGATACCTTCTTTATGACTTGGTAGACTATATGTATGCAACTGCCCATAGATACTATCTCCCATACCCACTCCCACGTCCTCTCTACCA